The nucleotide window GAATATGCACAAGTTTCTTCTCTACATAAAGAGATTAGGATAGTTTGCACTTCTAATTCCCAGGCTTACTTCAGATCACAAATTTTCTAACCTGGTTGATAACAGTAATTAAATTATTGGGAGAAAGTTGTTTCTCTATGAATTATCTGATCCCTTACCCTAGTCTAAATTCATAAAAGAAGTCAGATGAGATGAAAATGGCTCtgaaaattacaaacataagGAGATTTACTATTAAATTAAggcaaaataagatttttttttaatttaaaggactATAGCGTAGCGAAATTATGTGAATTCATTTCTTACCCTTTGTAGTCGCATGATGTCGCTGTCTACCATGAAGTTAATCTAGTTGTTACAGTATTCAAAATTCATTCCTTCTGTTACTGCTTGGTTCCACAAGTGCTGAGTGATGGCAGGCGCAGAATTGGATTAACAGAGTCGGATCATACAATATTTCATCTTAATGACGAGGCAAGATCTTCTGatggaaataaaacaagtatTTGACATGGTTATTACCCTGGAAGGCCCACTGGGATCTCGGTGTCTGCTGCTCTCGCTTCTGCTGCTCGTAGCCTGGGAGGAGGGCAGCTGCCAGGTTCAGTACTCGGTCCCGGAGGAGGCTAAACATGGCACCTTCGTGGGCCGCATCGCCCAGGACCTGGGGCTGGAGCTGGCGGAGCTGGTGCCGCGCCTTTTCCGAGTGGAGTCCAAAGGCCGCGGGGATCTTCTCGAGGTAAATCTGCAGAATGGCATTTTGTTTGTGAATTCTCGGATCGACCGCGAGGAACTGTGTGGGCGAAACGCGGAGTGCAGCATCCACCTGGAGGTGATCGTGGACAGCCCGCTGCAGGTTTTCCATGTGGAAGTGGTGGTGAAGGACATTAATGACAACCCGCCTGTGTTTCGTTTAAAGGAACAAAGAGTGCTGATTTACGAATCAAGGCTGCCAGATTCTCTGTTTCCACTAGAGGGCGCGTCAGATGCGGATGTTGGCTCAAATTCTCTTttaacctatagactcagttccAGCGAATACTTCTCCCTAGATGTGAAAACCAATAGTGATGACAATACACAAATTGGGCTCGTGTTAAAGAAATCCTTGGACAGAGAGGAAGCTCCCGAACATAACTTATTTCTGACAGCCACTGACGGAGGCAAACCTGAACTCACAGGCACTGTTCAGCTGCTGGTCACTGTGCTGGACGTGAATGACAATGCTCCCGATTTCGAACAGACTGAATATGAAGTAAGAATATTCGAAAACTCGGGTAACGGAACAATAGTAATCAGACTTAATGCTTCTGATCGGGATGAAGGAGTGAATGGGGAGATTTCATACTCTTTTAATAGTCTCGTTCCAACCATGGTTAGCGACCAGTTTAAAATAGATCCAAATACTGGAGAAATAGTAATTAGAGGGAATTTagattttgaaaaagtaaatttatacAAAATTCGTATTGACGCGACGGACAAAGGCCACCCACCCATGGCTGGCCATTGCACCGTTTTATTGAAGGTTTTGGATGAAAATGATAATGTCCCTCAGATTGCATTGACTTCTTTATCCTTACCTGTCCGAGAGGACGCTCAATTAGGTACTGTGATTGCCCTGATTAGCGTGTCAGATCTCGACTCCGGTGCCAACGGCCAGGTGACCTGCTTTCTGACGCCCCATGTCCCCTTCAAGCTGGTGTCCACCTTCAAGAATTACTATTCGCTGGTGCTGGACAGCGCCCTGGACCGCGAGAGCGTGCCGGACTATGCTCTAGTAGTGACAGCACGGGACGGGGGCTCGCCTTCGCTGTCGGCCACGGCCAGCGTGTCCGTGGAAGTGGCCGACGTGAACGACAACGCGCCGACATTCGCGCAGGCCGAGTACACGGTGTTCGTGAAGGAGAACAACCCTCCCGGCTGCCACATCTTCACGGTGTCCGCGCGGGACGCGGACGCGCAGGAGAACGCGCTGGTGTCCTACTCGCTGGTGGAGCGGCGGGTGGGCGAGCGTGCGCTGTCGAGCTACGTGTCGGTGCACGCGGAGAGCGGCAAGGTGTACGCGCTGCAGCCGCTGGACCACGAGGAGCTGGAGCTGCTGCAGTTCCAAGTGAGCGCGTGCGACGCGGGCG belongs to Acinonyx jubatus isolate Ajub_Pintada_27869175 chromosome A1, VMU_Ajub_asm_v1.0, whole genome shotgun sequence and includes:
- the LOC106968330 gene encoding protocadherin alpha-6 isoform X3, whose product is MTRQDLLMEIKQVFDMVITLEGPLGSRCLLLSLLLLVAWEEGSCQVQYSVPEEAKHGTFVGRIAQDLGLELAELVPRLFRVESKGRGDLLEVNLQNGILFVNSRIDREELCGRNAECSIHLEVIVDSPLQVFHVEVVVKDINDNPPVFRLKEQRVLIYESRLPDSLFPLEGASDADVGSNSLLTYRLSSSEYFSLDVKTNSDDNTQIGLVLKKSLDREEAPEHNLFLTATDGGKPELTGTVQLLVTVLDVNDNAPDFEQTEYEVRIFENSGNGTIVIRLNASDRDEGVNGEISYSFNSLVPTMVSDQFKIDPNTGEIVIRGNLDFEKVNLYKIRIDATDKGHPPMAGHCTVLLKVLDENDNVPQIALTSLSLPVREDAQLGTVIALISVSDLDSGANGQVTCFLTPHVPFKLVSTFKNYYSLVLDSALDRESVPDYALVVTARDGGSPSLSATASVSVEVADVNDNAPTFAQAEYTVFVKENNPPGCHIFTVSARDADAQENALVSYSLVERRVGERALSSYVSVHAESGKVYALQPLDHEELELLQFQVSACDAGVPPLGSNVTLQVFVLDENDNAPALLPLPGAGGAGGAVSELVWRSVGAGHVVAKVRAVDADSGYNAWLSYELQPAAGGARSPFRVALYTGEISTTRSLDEADSLRQRLLVLVRDHGEPALTATATVLLSLVESGQAPKASSRVLAGAAGAETALVDVNVYLIIAICAVSSLLVLTLLLYVALRCSAPPSEGACGPGKPTLVCSSAVGSWSYSQQRRQRVCSGEGPPKTDLMAFSPGHPPCPLVGDTSQHQDLNDDHGAKPRQPNPDWRYSASLRAGMHSSVHLEEAGILRAGPGGPDQQWPTVSSATPEPEAGEVSPPVGAGVNSNSWTFKYGPGNPKQSGPGELPDKFIIPGSPAIISIRQEPTNSQIDKSDFITFGKKEETKKKKKKKKGNKTQEKKEKGNSTTDNSDQ